One region of Miscanthus floridulus cultivar M001 chromosome 19, ASM1932011v1, whole genome shotgun sequence genomic DNA includes:
- the LOC136529886 gene encoding non-specific lipid transfer protein GPI-anchored 7-like isoform X1, whose protein sequence is MQQSAALLLAAVGVGVACLALAPSAYAQGTSGSGSGSGAMPSCAAKLVPCAGYLNSTSTAAPVAACCGPLRDAAANETACLCSMLLNRAALRAFGVAPEQGLVLARRCNVTADASACAAGGASTGGSTAASSASTGSASSSSVTKPTANGGSVARRLSMTGASSLVGFSFIWWTIMA, encoded by the exons ATGCAGCAGAGCGCCGCCCTTCTCCTGGccgccgtgggcgtgggcgtggcctgCCTGGCGCTGGCTCCATCCGCGTACGCGCAGGGGacgtccggctccggctccggctcagGGGCGATGCCGTCGTGCGCGGCAAAGCTGGTTCCGTGCGCGGGGTACCTCAACTCCACGTCCACGGCGGCGCCCGTGGCGGCGTGCTGCGGGCCGCTCCGGGACGCGGCGGCCAACGAGACGGCGTGCCTGTGCTCCATGCTGCTCAACAGGGCCGCGCTGCGGGCGTTCGGCGTGGCGCCCGAGCAGGGCCTGGTCCTCGCTAGGCGATGCAACGTCACCGCCGACGCCTCCGCCTGCGCCGCCGGAG GCGCATCCACTGGCGGCAGTACTGCTGCATCTTCAGCTTCCACTGGCagcgcttcttcttcttcag TGACCAAACCAACAGCCAACGGAGGCAGCGTGGCGCGTCGCCTGAGCATGACTGGCGCTTCGTCCTTGGTAGGCTTCAGTTTCATCTGGTGGACGATCATGGCGTAG
- the LOC136529886 gene encoding non-specific lipid transfer protein GPI-anchored 7-like isoform X2, producing the protein MQQSAALLLAAVGVGVACLALAPSAYAQGTSGSGSGSGAMPSCAAKLVPCAGYLNSTSTAAPVAACCGPLRDAAANETACLCSMLLNRAALRAFGVAPEQGLVLARRCNVTADASACAAGGASTGGSTAASSASTGSASSSVTKPTANGGSVARRLSMTGASSLVGFSFIWWTIMA; encoded by the exons ATGCAGCAGAGCGCCGCCCTTCTCCTGGccgccgtgggcgtgggcgtggcctgCCTGGCGCTGGCTCCATCCGCGTACGCGCAGGGGacgtccggctccggctccggctcagGGGCGATGCCGTCGTGCGCGGCAAAGCTGGTTCCGTGCGCGGGGTACCTCAACTCCACGTCCACGGCGGCGCCCGTGGCGGCGTGCTGCGGGCCGCTCCGGGACGCGGCGGCCAACGAGACGGCGTGCCTGTGCTCCATGCTGCTCAACAGGGCCGCGCTGCGGGCGTTCGGCGTGGCGCCCGAGCAGGGCCTGGTCCTCGCTAGGCGATGCAACGTCACCGCCGACGCCTCCGCCTGCGCCGCCGGAG GCGCATCCACTGGCGGCAGTACTGCTGCATCTTCAGCTTCCACTGGCagcgcttcttcttc AGTGACCAAACCAACAGCCAACGGAGGCAGCGTGGCGCGTCGCCTGAGCATGACTGGCGCTTCGTCCTTGGTAGGCTTCAGTTTCATCTGGTGGACGATCATGGCGTAG